A window of Pseudomonas guangdongensis contains these coding sequences:
- a CDS encoding 23S rRNA (adenine(2030)-N(6))-methyltransferase RlmJ, producing MNYRHAFHAGNHADVLKHAVLCRLLALLARKDKPFAYLDSHAGIGFYDLCGVQAGKTDEWREGIGRLWLRDDLPALLDDYRATIAALNPDGGLRYYPGSPEIARRLSRAQDRVLLNEKHPEDGRLLKDNMAGDRRVSVHLGEGWHLAKALLPVAEKRALLLIDPPFEQADELQRCTEALATAIARMRQTVVAIWYPIKDQRQLKRFYQEAQKSGAPKLLRAELWVHPTDNPAGLNGSGLLIANPPWPLEDELRELLPYLAERLAQSQGGWRLDWLIEEQAGG from the coding sequence ATGAACTACCGTCACGCCTTCCACGCCGGCAACCATGCCGATGTGCTCAAGCACGCCGTCCTCTGCCGCCTGCTCGCCCTGCTGGCGCGCAAGGACAAGCCCTTCGCCTACCTCGACAGCCATGCCGGCATCGGCTTCTACGACCTGTGCGGCGTGCAGGCCGGCAAGACCGACGAATGGCGCGAGGGCATCGGCCGCCTGTGGTTGCGCGACGACCTGCCGGCGCTGCTCGACGACTACCGGGCGACCATCGCCGCGCTCAACCCCGACGGCGGGCTGCGCTACTACCCCGGCTCGCCGGAGATCGCCCGCCGCCTGAGTCGCGCGCAGGATCGCGTGCTGCTCAACGAGAAGCACCCCGAGGACGGCCGTCTGCTCAAGGACAACATGGCCGGCGACCGGCGGGTCAGCGTGCACCTGGGCGAGGGCTGGCACCTGGCCAAGGCTCTGCTGCCGGTGGCCGAGAAGCGCGCGCTGCTGCTGATCGACCCGCCCTTCGAGCAGGCCGACGAGCTGCAGCGCTGCACCGAGGCGCTGGCCACCGCCATCGCGCGGATGCGCCAGACGGTGGTGGCGATCTGGTATCCGATCAAGGATCAGCGCCAGCTCAAGCGGTTCTACCAGGAGGCGCAGAAGAGCGGCGCGCCCAAGCTGCTGCGCGCCGAGCTGTGGGTGCATCCCACCGACAACCCGGCTGGCCTCAACGGCTCGGGCCTGCTGATCGCCAATCCGCCGTGGCCGCTGGAAGACGAGCTGCGCGAGCTGCTGCCCTACCTGGCCGAGCGCCTGGCACAGAGCCAGGGCGGCTGGCGGCTGGACTGGCTGATCGAGGAGCAGGCGGGCGGCTGA
- the msrA gene encoding peptide-methionine (S)-S-oxide reductase MsrA, translating to MVLRSAILVHKQALPGADQALPGRDSPMPVPETHCVNGQPLQPPFPAGCEELLLGMGCFWGAERRLWQQPGVRVTAAGYAGGITPNPTYDEVCSGLTGHTEVVRVVFDPRETSLEALLRVFWEAHDPTQGMRQGNDIGTQYRSAIYCTTAAQLARAQASAAAYAAALADAGYGPLTTEIRQDVPFYYAEAYHQQYLAKNPGGYCGLRGTGVCLPE from the coding sequence ATGGTCCTGCGCTCCGCAATCCTCGTCCACAAGCAGGCGCTGCCCGGCGCCGACCAGGCCCTGCCCGGCCGCGACAGCCCGATGCCGGTGCCCGAGACGCACTGCGTCAACGGCCAGCCCCTGCAACCGCCCTTCCCCGCCGGCTGCGAGGAGCTGCTGCTCGGTATGGGCTGCTTCTGGGGCGCCGAACGGCGTCTGTGGCAGCAGCCGGGGGTCAGGGTCACCGCGGCCGGCTACGCCGGAGGCATCACGCCCAACCCCACCTACGACGAGGTGTGCTCGGGGCTGACCGGGCATACCGAGGTGGTGCGGGTGGTCTTCGACCCGCGGGAAACCTCGCTGGAGGCGCTGCTGCGGGTGTTCTGGGAAGCCCACGACCCGACCCAGGGGATGCGCCAGGGCAACGACATCGGCACCCAGTACCGCTCGGCGATCTACTGCACCACGGCCGCACAACTGGCCCGGGCACAGGCCAGCGCCGCCGCCTACGCCGCCGCGCTGGCGGACGCCGGCTACGGCCCGCTCACCACCGAGATCCGCCAGGACGTGCCCTTCTACTACGCCGAGGCCTACCACCAGCAGTACCTGGCCAAGAACCCCGGCGGCTACTGCGGCCTGCGCGGCACCGGGGTGTGCCTGCCGGAGTGA